The sequence GTGAAAGATAGCGTTTCTGGTATGCCAATTTCATTTGTGAACATATGGGTTGAAAATGAAGAAATAGGAACAACTTCAGATTTTGATGGAAGTTTCTCTATGAATGTAAAAGAGACGAATAAAAATTTAGTTTTTTCAGCATTAGGATTTCAAAAGAAGACGATTAAGATAGTAAATGCAAAAGAGGTTTTTCTACAAGCAACTGTTATAGAATTAAATGAAGTAGTTCTTTTAAATAAAAAAGAAACGAAAGTAATAGAGATAGGCAAAACTCCAAATGCTATTTTGCAAACATTCGATAACGGACCAAAAATTGAAGCTAAGTATTTCCCTTATAAAGATTCTTATAAAAAAACTCAATTTATAAAAAAAGTAAGTATTCAAACGGATAGTAAAATAGAAGAATCTACAATAAAAATTCATTTTTACAGTGTTAATAAAGATGGTTCTCCAGGTGAAGAGCTGTTAAACAATGATTTTTTAGTGATTATTAAAAAAGGAGTTTTAAAAAATAAGTTTGATATATCAGATCATAATTTGGTAATGCCTACTAATGGTATTTTTGTAGCCTATGAAAAATTAATGATAGAAAGTAATAAGCTTGAAAGACAAATTGTAGATCCTTATACAAAAAGTAAAAAAACTAAAACAACACATTATCCATTGGTTTTATATAATTATGTAGAACGTGATTTTTTATATAGTTTTTTTGGAGGAAAGTGGAATAAAAAAGTAAATGAGCAAGATTCAAACGATAAATTAACAATATTTGAACCAGCTATTAATCTAACATTAACCAATTAAAAAATAAAAATCTTACCTTTGTTGGTTAGATAAACATAAATATTAATGAAAGACATTAAAAACATTTCGCGTTCTAGAGCGCAAGAGTCGTCAGGAGCTATTGAACGACTGTACATTACAATGAGACATTTATTTAATAGAGGTTTTTATAAACCAATGGGTGTTTCAGGAGATACTTTAAGAGAAGCTTTATTACAACTAAGACCAGAAATCTATGGTAGTATTGCGGAAGAAAAAGTAGAATTAAATGGATTACTTTATGTAATTGAACGTTTACCAATTGGAATTGAAGAGTGTAGATATATTAATCTTACTTCAGATGAAGGGTATTCAAAATCTCATTTTAGAGCAATTGTACCTCCAAAAAGACGTAGAAATTGTTATCGAATTGATGATGAACAAATGAATGTAGAAATTACGCGTGGTAGATCTGATATCTATGATATTTTAACACATTTAACATTCATTTTTATAGAATCTCATAAAATTAAAGATAGAGTTTTAATAGATGATGAGGGAACTGTTTCTAGAGATTGGCAAAAATTAGAGCAAGTAGTAAAACAGACAAAGAAGTTAACTTTAATCGAAAGAGAAAAAGCTCTTTCACATGCTTCTAATGTCTTAGGAAGAACTTTTGCAGAAGTTCAAGATATTTATGATGATTTTGCAACAATAGATGTTCCGGACCGTTTCTTACATGTTATTTATTGGTTAGGAAAATTAGCTATTGAAGAAATTGTTGATAACA is a genomic window of Flavobacterium jumunjinense containing:
- a CDS encoding carboxypeptidase-like regulatory domain-containing protein, coding for MKEHRFYVLLMIFMTYSITAQIKGVVKDSVSGMPISFVNIWVENEEIGTTSDFDGSFSMNVKETNKNLVFSALGFQKKTIKIVNAKEVFLQATVIELNEVVLLNKKETKVIEIGKTPNAILQTFDNGPKIEAKYFPYKDSYKKTQFIKKVSIQTDSKIEESTIKIHFYSVNKDGSPGEELLNNDFLVIIKKGVLKNKFDISDHNLVMPTNGIFVAYEKLMIESNKLERQIVDPYTKSKKTKTTHYPLVLYNYVERDFLYSFFGGKWNKKVNEQDSNDKLTIFEPAINLTLTN